The genome window GCGCTTGTCTTCTTCACCGAGCAATCGCAGCTTGTTGTTGATCTTCACCCAGTGTTCAGGCGTGCCGTAGCGGCCGACGGTGGACTCCAGGACACTGTAGCGGGCATCGAGCTCGGCTTCGGGCAACAGGCCCAGGCCCTTGCCGACCTGTTGGTACAAAGCGCCCCCGATCAACAGGAACACCAGCGCCGCCACCAGCGTGAACATGGCGCTCAAGCGCAGGGCGATGCTCTCAGGGACGCTCATCGCTGCGACTCTCCAGCACATAACCCATGCCGCGAATGGTGTGCAGCAACTTCTGTTCGAACGGCCCGTCGAGCTTGGCCCGCAAGCGTTTGATCGCCACTTCCACCACGTTGGCGTCACTGTCGAAGTTGATGTCCCAGACCATTTCGGCAATGGCGGTTTTCGAGAGGATTTCGCCCTGGCGGCGAGCCAGGACGCTGAGCAGGGAGAACTCCTTGGCGGTCAGGTCCAGGCGTTGGCCGGCGCGGGTGGCCTTGCGGCTGATCAGGTCGATCCACAGGTCGGCGATGCTCACCTGCACCGGTTCATGGCCGCCGCTGCGGCGGGTCAGGGCTTGCAGGCGCGCCACCAGTTCGAGGAAGGAGAAGGGCTTGCCCAGGTAGTCATCGGCCCCGTCGCGCAAGCCCTTGATGCGGTCTTCGACCCGTTCCCGGGCGGTGAGCATGATCACCGGTGTCTGCTTGCGGGCGCGCAGGGCCCGCAGTACGCCGAAGCCGTCCAGGCCCGGCAGCATCACGTCGAGCACGATCACCGCATAGTCGGTTTCCAGGGCCAGGTGCAGCCCTTCGATACCGTCTGGCGCCACGTCCACGGTGTAGCCCTGTTCGGTCAGGCCGCGGTGCAGGTAGTCCGCGGTTTTTTCTTCGTCTTCAATGATCAGAACGCGCATGGCCCCGCCTCAGTGGTCTGTGCTCGCCAGCGCCGTCGGCGCCGACCCTGGCTGATGGGCGGGCCGATGGAACACTCGCTCGAGCCACAAGTATATGACCGGTGTCGTGAACAGCGTCAGCGCCTGGCTCACCAACAGGCCGCCCACCACCGCGATGCCCAGGGGCTGGCGCAGTTCCGCGCCGGGGCCATAGCCGAGCATCAGCGGCAGGGCACCGAGCAGGGCCGCCAGGGTGGTCATCATGATCGGGCGGAAGCGTGTCAGGCACGCCTGGAAAATCGCCTCCTGGGGGGCCAGCCCTTTGTTGCGCTGGGCGTCGAGGGCGAAGTCGATCATCAGGATGCCGTTCTTCTTGACGATCCCGATCAGCAGCACCAGCCCGATCAGCGCCATGATCGAAAAGTCCTGGCCCAGCAGCCAGAGCATGATCAGCGCGCCGAGGCCGGCCGAGGGCAGGGTGGAGATGATCGTCAGCGGGTGCACGAAGCTCTCGTAGAGCACGCCGAGAATGATGTACACGGCCACCAGCGCGGCGAGGATCAGCCACGGCTGGCTCGCCAGCGAGCTTTGGAAGGCCTGGGCCGCGCCCTGGAAATTGCCGGTGATGGCGGCCGGCATGCCGATTTCGTTCTTCGCCTGGTCGAGCAGGCGCACCGCGTCTCCCAGGGCCACGCCGGGCGCCAGGTTGAACGACAGGTTGGCGGCCGGGAACATGCCGTCGTGGGCAATCGACAACGGGCCGTTGCTCGGCGCATCGAAGCGGGCCAGGGCCGAGAGCGGCACCATTTCCCCACTCAGGGGCGAACGCAGGTAGAAATACGCCAGGCTTTCGGCCTTGCCCCGCTGCGCGGTATCGAGCTCCAGGATCACGTTGTACTGGTTGGTCTCGGTCTGGAATTCATTGATCTGCCGCTGGCCGAAGGCGTCGTACAGGGCCTGGTCGACATCGGTCGCGGTGAGGCCGAAGCGCGCCGCCGCGCTGCGGTCGATGTTGATGTGGGTGATGCTGCCGCCCAGTTGCAGGTCGTTGGAAATGTCACGGAACGCCGGATTGCCGCGCAGCTTGTCGGTGAGTTTTTGCGTCCAGGCGTTGAGGCTCGGCCCGTCGTTGCTCTTGAGCACGTATTGATACTGGGCGCGACTGGGACCGGAGCTGAGGTTGATGTCCTGCCCGGCCCTGAGGTACAGCACCACGCCGGGGATTTTCAGCAGTTGCGGGCGGATCCGGTCGATGAAGCCGCTGGCCGACACGTCACGCTCGCCCCGGGGCTTGAGGGCGATCCAGAAACGGCCGTTGGCGATGGTCTGGTTGTTGCCCGAGACGCCGACGGAGTGGGAGAAGGTCTGCACCGCAGGGTCGGCGGCGACGATGTCGGCCAGGGCCTTGTGCTTGGCCACCATGTCCGGGAACGACACATCGGCGGCGGCTTCGCTGGTGCCCAGCACCAGGCCGGTGTCCTGTACCGGGAAGAAACCCTTGGGAATGAACACATAGCCCACCACCGCCATCGCCAGGGTCAGGCCGAACACGCCGATCATCAGCTTCTGATGGGCCAGGGCCTTGCGCAGGCCCCGCTCATACCCGCCCAGCAGGCGTTCGCCGAACCCCGCCTCGCCATGGGCGTGATGCACCGGGGCGCGCATGAACAGCGCGGCCAGGGTCGGCGCCAACGTGAGGGACACGACCACCGAGATCAGGATGGTCGAGGTGGCGGTCAGGGCAAACTCCTTGAACAGGCGCCCGACCACGCCGCCCATGAACAGCAGCGGAATGAACGCGGCGATCAGCGAGAAACTGATGGAGACCACGGTAAAGCCGATTTCGCCGGCCCCCTTGATCGCCGCCTCGCGCATGCCATCGCCGGCCTCCAGGTGCCGGTGGATGTTCTCCACCACCACAATCGCATCGTCCACCACGAACCCTACCGAGATGACGATCGCCACCAGGGTCAGGTTGTTCAGGCTGAAACCCATCACGTACATCAGGGCGAAACTGGCGGTCAGCGACACCCCCAGCACCGCCGAGACGATCAGGGTCGCCGAGAGCTGGCGCAGGAACAACGCCATCACCGCCACCACCAGCAGCACCGCGATCAGCAAGGTGATTTCCACTTCGTGCAGCGAGGCGCGAATAGTCTGGGTGCGGTCGATCAGCACCTTGACCTGCACCGCCGCGGGCAACATGGCTTGCAGGGTGGGCAGGGCCGCCTGGATGCGGTCGACGGTCTCGACGATATTGGCCCCCGGTTGCCGGAAAATCACCAGGTTGACCCCGGGCTCGTTGTCGGACCAGGCCTGGACGTAGGCGTTTTCCGAGCCGTTGACCACCTTGGCGATGTCCTTGAGGTGAACCGGTGCCCCGTCCCGGTAGGACACGATCAGCTCTCCGTACTCCGCAGGCTTGAACAACTGGTCGTTGGTGGACAGGGTGGAAATGCTCGATTCACCGTACAAGGCGCCCTTGGCCAGGTTGAGGCTGGCCTGTTGGAGCGCCAGGCGAATGTCCGCCAGGGTCAGGCCGATGGCGGCGAGCCGGTCGGCCGAGGCCTGGACCCGGATCGCCGGACGTTGCTGGCCGGTGATGTAGATTTGTCCTACGCCATCGATCTGGCTGATCTGACGGGAGAGCAGGGTTTCGACGTAGTCGCTCAGTTCGGTGCCGGGCATCAGCGTGGAACTGATGCTGAGGATCAGCACCGGACTGTCGGCGGGGTTGACCTTGCGCCAGGTCGGCAGGTTCGGCATGTCGTTGGGCAGTTTGCCGGCGGCGGTGTTGATCGCCGCCTGCACTTCCTGGGCGGCGGTGTCGATGCTTTTATCGAGGCTGAATTGCAGGATCAGGTTGGTCGAGCCCAGGGCGCTGCTGGAGGTCATCTGGGTAATGCCGGGAATGGCACTGAATTGCACTTCCAGCGGCGTCGCCACCGACGACGCCATGGTTTCGGGGCTGGCCCCGGGCAACTGGGCGTTGACCTGGATGGTCGGGAATTCCGCCTCCGGCAACGGCGCGACGGGCAGGCGAGGAAACGCGATCACCCCCAGCAGCACCAGGGCAAAGGTCAGCAGTACCGTGGCGATAGGGTGGTCGATGCACCACGCCGAAACCGAACCGCGTCCCTTCATGGCTGCGGCTCCGCGGTCTTGGCCAGGGCGGGTGGATCGCTGAGCACCTGGATGTGGCTGCCCGGCTTGAGCCGCGACTGGCCGTCGCTCACCAGTTGGTCGCCGGCATTCACCCCCTTGATGATGTGCAGGTCGCTGTCCTGGTAAACCATCACCACCGGCACGCTCTCGACCTTGTCGCCCTTTATGCGGTACACGAAGTGTTGCTCCAGGCCGCGCTGGACCACGGTAGGCGGTACCACCAGGGCGTCCTTGTCGATGGCGGTCTGGATTTTCAGTGTCACCAGTTGCCCCGGCCACAGCCGTTGCGCGGCGTTGTTGAATTCAGCCTTGGCCCGCAGGGTTCCGGTGTTGGCGTTGATCTGGTTGTCGATGAGGCTCAGGCGCCCCTCGCCGAGCAGCTCCCCGGTGGCGCCATCGGCGCCGATATAGGCCTTGACCAAGGCTTGCTCGGGGGCGGCGATCAACCGTTGCAAGGTGGGCAGCATTTGCTGGGGCAGGGAGAACTCCACGGCGATGGGGTCGATCTGGGTCACCGTGAACAGGCCTTCGGCGTCGCTGGTGCGCAGGAAGTTGCCTTCGTCCACGTTGCGAATGCCGACGCGACCGCTCACCGGGGAGCGGATCTGGGTATAGGACAGTTGCACCTGTGCCGAGTCAATGGCCGCCTGGTTGCCCTGGGCGGTCGCCTTGAGCTGGTTGACCAGCGCCTGTTGCTGGTCGTAGGTCTGCTTCGAGACGCCGTCATCGACGCTCAGCAATTTGTAGCGCTTGAGATTGACCTGGGCCACCGCCAGTTGTGCCTGGCTTTCGCCGAGCTGGGCCCGGGCCTGGTCGAGGCTGGCGCGGATCGAGCGGTCGTCGATGGTCGCCAGCAGGTCACCCTTCTTGACCAGTTGCCCCTCCTTGACCAGCAGTTGGGTGAGGATGCCGTCGATCTGCGGGCGGATCACCACGCTGTGCAGCGACAGCACCGTGCCGATGCC of Pseudomonas fluorescens contains these proteins:
- a CDS encoding efflux RND transporter periplasmic adaptor subunit — encoded protein: MRIQKKTVLIVVLLIALAALALWFVLKPVTARPGAPAAVPVRAVSVMQKDVPRFASGIGTVLSLHSVVIRPQIDGILTQLLVKEGQLVKKGDLLATIDDRSIRASLDQARAQLGESQAQLAVAQVNLKRYKLLSVDDGVSKQTYDQQQALVNQLKATAQGNQAAIDSAQVQLSYTQIRSPVSGRVGIRNVDEGNFLRTSDAEGLFTVTQIDPIAVEFSLPQQMLPTLQRLIAAPEQALVKAYIGADGATGELLGEGRLSLIDNQINANTGTLRAKAEFNNAAQRLWPGQLVTLKIQTAIDKDALVVPPTVVQRGLEQHFVYRIKGDKVESVPVVMVYQDSDLHIIKGVNAGDQLVSDGQSRLKPGSHIQVLSDPPALAKTAEPQP
- a CDS encoding multidrug efflux RND transporter permease subunit; the encoded protein is MKGRGSVSAWCIDHPIATVLLTFALVLLGVIAFPRLPVAPLPEAEFPTIQVNAQLPGASPETMASSVATPLEVQFSAIPGITQMTSSSALGSTNLILQFSLDKSIDTAAQEVQAAINTAAGKLPNDMPNLPTWRKVNPADSPVLILSISSTLMPGTELSDYVETLLSRQISQIDGVGQIYITGQQRPAIRVQASADRLAAIGLTLADIRLALQQASLNLAKGALYGESSISTLSTNDQLFKPAEYGELIVSYRDGAPVHLKDIAKVVNGSENAYVQAWSDNEPGVNLVIFRQPGANIVETVDRIQAALPTLQAMLPAAVQVKVLIDRTQTIRASLHEVEITLLIAVLLVVAVMALFLRQLSATLIVSAVLGVSLTASFALMYVMGFSLNNLTLVAIVISVGFVVDDAIVVVENIHRHLEAGDGMREAAIKGAGEIGFTVVSISFSLIAAFIPLLFMGGVVGRLFKEFALTATSTILISVVVSLTLAPTLAALFMRAPVHHAHGEAGFGERLLGGYERGLRKALAHQKLMIGVFGLTLAMAVVGYVFIPKGFFPVQDTGLVLGTSEAAADVSFPDMVAKHKALADIVAADPAVQTFSHSVGVSGNNQTIANGRFWIALKPRGERDVSASGFIDRIRPQLLKIPGVVLYLRAGQDINLSSGPSRAQYQYVLKSNDGPSLNAWTQKLTDKLRGNPAFRDISNDLQLGGSITHINIDRSAAARFGLTATDVDQALYDAFGQRQINEFQTETNQYNVILELDTAQRGKAESLAYFYLRSPLSGEMVPLSALARFDAPSNGPLSIAHDGMFPAANLSFNLAPGVALGDAVRLLDQAKNEIGMPAAITGNFQGAAQAFQSSLASQPWLILAALVAVYIILGVLYESFVHPLTIISTLPSAGLGALIMLWLLGQDFSIMALIGLVLLIGIVKKNGILMIDFALDAQRNKGLAPQEAIFQACLTRFRPIMMTTLAALLGALPLMLGYGPGAELRQPLGIAVVGGLLVSQALTLFTTPVIYLWLERVFHRPAHQPGSAPTALASTDH
- a CDS encoding heavy metal response regulator transcription factor, with product MRVLIIEDEEKTADYLHRGLTEQGYTVDVAPDGIEGLHLALETDYAVIVLDVMLPGLDGFGVLRALRARKQTPVIMLTARERVEDRIKGLRDGADDYLGKPFSFLELVARLQALTRRSGGHEPVQVSIADLWIDLISRKATRAGQRLDLTAKEFSLLSVLARRQGEILSKTAIAEMVWDINFDSDANVVEVAIKRLRAKLDGPFEQKLLHTIRGMGYVLESRSDERP